A window of the Henckelia pumila isolate YLH828 chromosome 3, ASM3356847v2, whole genome shotgun sequence genome harbors these coding sequences:
- the LOC140887672 gene encoding uncharacterized protein isoform X1 — protein MSKVQPKRDKVPLLYSYRQRHGFSPAVEMESAPPVPPHRRSVYLGVDVGTGSARAGLFDDDGKLLGCSSSPIQIWKDGDCVEQSSTDIWLAICTAVKAACSLANISGEEVTSLGFAATCSLVAVDYDGEPVTVSWCSDTRRNVIVWMDHRAVKQAERINSSNSPVLEYCGGAVSPEMQPPKLLWVKENLPESWSMAFRWMDLSDWLSYRATGDDTRSLCTTVCKWTYLGHAHMQQINENDSRDMEALGWDDDFWEEIGLGDLVDGHHSKIGRSVAFPGHALGSGLTPNAAKELGLVAGTPVGSSLIDAHAGGVGVMESVPASDLESKEVDEEEICRRMVLVCGTSTCHMAISKTKLFIPGVWGPFWSAMVPQYWLTEGGQSATGALLDYIIENHIASPHLANRAASRCISIYELLGQVLESVKQELGSPFLAALTSDIHVLPDFHGNRSPIADPKSKGMICGLTLDTSEKQLALLYLATVQGIAYGTRHIVEHCNSHGHKIDTLLACGGLAKNSLFVQEHADIIGYPIVLPRENESVLLGAAILGAVASKKYSTVQEAMRALNAAGQVVHPSKDPKVKKYHDAKYQIFRELYEQQLSIRSTMNQALS, from the exons ATGTCAAAGGTACAACCAAAGCGAGATAAGGTACCACTCTTGTATTCTTATCGCCAACGCCACGGCTTCTCACCCGCCGTCGAAATGGAAAGCGCTCCGCCGGTTCCGCCTCATCGACGTTCCGTCTATCTCGGGGTGGACGTTGGCACCGGCAGTGCACGTGCAG GCCTCTTTGATGATGATGGGAAACTTTTAGGTTGTTCTAGCAGCCCAATACAGATTTGGAAAGATGGTGATTGTGTTGAG CAATCGTCAACTGATATTTGGCTTGCAATTTGCACGGCTGTCAAAGCAGCATGCTCTCTTGCAAATATATCTGGGGAAGAAGTAACCAGTTTGGGATTTGCTGCTACTTGTTCTCTTG TTGCTGTTGATTATGATGGAGAACCTGTGACAGTTTCTTGGTGCAGTGACACAAGAAGAAATGTGATAGTGTGGATGGACCATAGAGCTGTAAAACAAGCTGAGAGGATCAATTCATCTAATTCGCCAGTACTGGAATATTGTGGTGGGGCTGTATCCCCGGAGATGCAGCCACCTAAG CTTTTGTGGGTCAAAGAAAATTTGCCAGAGTCTTGGTCAATGGCATTTAGGTGGATGGATCTAAGTGATTGGTTATCATATAG AGCAACAGGAGATGATACTCGGAGTCTTTGCACAACGGTTTGCAAGTGGACTTATTTAGGTCATGCACATATGCAACAGATCAATGAGAATGACTCCCGTGACATGGAAGCTCTTGGATGGGATGATGATTTTTGGGAGGAGATTGGTTTAGGTGATCTTGTGGATGGTCATCATTCCAAAATCG GACGAAGTGTAGCTTTTCCTGGTCATGCTTTGGGCTCTGGCCTCACACCCAATGCTGCGAAG GAATTGGGTCTGGTGGCTGGAACCCCAGTTGGGTCATCGCTGATAGATGCTCATGCTGGTGGTGTGGGAGTAATGGAAAGCGTGCCTGCTTCAGATTTAGAATCTAAAg AGGTTGATGAGGAGGAAATATGTCGTAGAATGGTATTAGTATGTGGAACTTCTACTTGCCACATGGCTATCTCTAAAACCAAGCTATTCATCCCTGGGGTATGGGGACCATTCTGGTCAG CTATGGTGCCTCAGTATTGGCTTACAGAAGGAGGCCAGAGTGCCACTGGTGCTTTACTAGACTATATCATAGAGAACCATATTGCTTCTCCACATCTGGCGAATCGAGCTGCTTCTCGAT GCATTTCAATATATGAACTTCTTGGTCAGGTATTGGAGTCGGTGAAGCAAGAACTAGGTTCTCCTTTTCTTGCTGCTCTGACCAGTGATATTCATGTCCTTCCCGATTTTCATGGAAACAG ATCTCCGATTGCAGATCCAAAATCAAAAGGAATGATATGTGGCTTAACTCTTGATACAAGTGAAAAGCAGCTTGCTCTTCTTTATCTTGCTACAGTGCAGGGAATTGCATATGGGACACGACATATTGTAGAGCACTGCAATTCCCATGGACACAAA ATTGACACATTGCTTGCATGTGGGGGACTTGCAAAGAATTCCTTGTTCGTTCAAGAGCATGCAGACATCATAG GTTACCCTATCGTTCTTCCCCGAGAAAATGAATCAGTGTTACTGGGTGCTGCTATTCTTGGTGCTGTCGCCTCAAAGAAATATTCCACTGTCCAAGAGGCCATGAGAGCATTAAATGCAGCTGGTCAG GTTGTGCATCCATCTAAAGATCCAAAGGTGAAGAAGTACCATGATGCTAAATATCAGATATTCCGGGAACTTTATGAGCAGCAGCTGTCTATCCGTTCCACGATGAATCAAGCTCTTTCGTAG
- the LOC140887672 gene encoding uncharacterized protein isoform X2, whose amino-acid sequence MDHRAVKQAERINSSNSPVLEYCGGAVSPEMQPPKLLWVKENLPESWSMAFRWMDLSDWLSYRATGDDTRSLCTTVCKWTYLGHAHMQQINENDSRDMEALGWDDDFWEEIGLGDLVDGHHSKIGRSVAFPGHALGSGLTPNAAKELGLVAGTPVGSSLIDAHAGGVGVMESVPASDLESKEVDEEEICRRMVLVCGTSTCHMAISKTKLFIPGVWGPFWSAMVPQYWLTEGGQSATGALLDYIIENHIASPHLANRAASRCISIYELLGQVLESVKQELGSPFLAALTSDIHVLPDFHGNRSPIADPKSKGMICGLTLDTSEKQLALLYLATVQGIAYGTRHIVEHCNSHGHKIDTLLACGGLAKNSLFVQEHADIIGYPIVLPRENESVLLGAAILGAVASKKYSTVQEAMRALNAAGQVVHPSKDPKVKKYHDAKYQIFRELYEQQLSIRSTMNQALS is encoded by the exons ATGGACCATAGAGCTGTAAAACAAGCTGAGAGGATCAATTCATCTAATTCGCCAGTACTGGAATATTGTGGTGGGGCTGTATCCCCGGAGATGCAGCCACCTAAG CTTTTGTGGGTCAAAGAAAATTTGCCAGAGTCTTGGTCAATGGCATTTAGGTGGATGGATCTAAGTGATTGGTTATCATATAG AGCAACAGGAGATGATACTCGGAGTCTTTGCACAACGGTTTGCAAGTGGACTTATTTAGGTCATGCACATATGCAACAGATCAATGAGAATGACTCCCGTGACATGGAAGCTCTTGGATGGGATGATGATTTTTGGGAGGAGATTGGTTTAGGTGATCTTGTGGATGGTCATCATTCCAAAATCG GACGAAGTGTAGCTTTTCCTGGTCATGCTTTGGGCTCTGGCCTCACACCCAATGCTGCGAAG GAATTGGGTCTGGTGGCTGGAACCCCAGTTGGGTCATCGCTGATAGATGCTCATGCTGGTGGTGTGGGAGTAATGGAAAGCGTGCCTGCTTCAGATTTAGAATCTAAAg AGGTTGATGAGGAGGAAATATGTCGTAGAATGGTATTAGTATGTGGAACTTCTACTTGCCACATGGCTATCTCTAAAACCAAGCTATTCATCCCTGGGGTATGGGGACCATTCTGGTCAG CTATGGTGCCTCAGTATTGGCTTACAGAAGGAGGCCAGAGTGCCACTGGTGCTTTACTAGACTATATCATAGAGAACCATATTGCTTCTCCACATCTGGCGAATCGAGCTGCTTCTCGAT GCATTTCAATATATGAACTTCTTGGTCAGGTATTGGAGTCGGTGAAGCAAGAACTAGGTTCTCCTTTTCTTGCTGCTCTGACCAGTGATATTCATGTCCTTCCCGATTTTCATGGAAACAG ATCTCCGATTGCAGATCCAAAATCAAAAGGAATGATATGTGGCTTAACTCTTGATACAAGTGAAAAGCAGCTTGCTCTTCTTTATCTTGCTACAGTGCAGGGAATTGCATATGGGACACGACATATTGTAGAGCACTGCAATTCCCATGGACACAAA ATTGACACATTGCTTGCATGTGGGGGACTTGCAAAGAATTCCTTGTTCGTTCAAGAGCATGCAGACATCATAG GTTACCCTATCGTTCTTCCCCGAGAAAATGAATCAGTGTTACTGGGTGCTGCTATTCTTGGTGCTGTCGCCTCAAAGAAATATTCCACTGTCCAAGAGGCCATGAGAGCATTAAATGCAGCTGGTCAG GTTGTGCATCCATCTAAAGATCCAAAGGTGAAGAAGTACCATGATGCTAAATATCAGATATTCCGGGAACTTTATGAGCAGCAGCTGTCTATCCGTTCCACGATGAATCAAGCTCTTTCGTAG